Proteins from one Amycolatopsis endophytica genomic window:
- a CDS encoding amino acid permease, with the protein MTARELFRRKPVDRIETDDGGGLHRTLGLWQLTAIGVGGIIGAGIFSLAGAVANETAGPAVLISFLVAGIASAAAALSYAEFAGLIPRAGSAYTYGYAVLGELVGWFIGWDLLLEYTAIVAVVAIGISGYFNDLLGFLDIHLPLWMSGAPGTEPDGVASGSYKVNLFAVLLCLLIAFILNQGMRSAARFETLLVYLKVALVLLVIVVGAFHVKTGNWSDFFPFGLGGAFTGAATVFFAVFGYDAMSTAAEESTDSQKHMPKAILYSLGISMVLYVLACLVLTGMVPYTDIDPEAAFSSAFSSVGLSALGAVIAVGAILGILTVLFTFLLGATRVGYSMSRDGLLPKWFSGTHPVKKVPTRMTWILGAAAAVIAGLLPIGEAAELTNIGILLAFVVVCVAVVVLRYRRPDLPRTFRCPGVPVVPAIGVAFSIWLITFLKPETWLRFAIWFAIGLVVYFAYSRRHSALARKE; encoded by the coding sequence CCTCGCGGGCGCGGTCGCCAACGAGACCGCCGGGCCCGCGGTGCTGATCTCGTTCCTGGTGGCCGGCATCGCGAGCGCGGCCGCCGCGTTGTCCTACGCCGAGTTCGCCGGGCTCATCCCGCGGGCCGGGTCCGCCTACACCTACGGCTACGCGGTGCTCGGCGAGCTGGTCGGCTGGTTCATCGGCTGGGACCTGCTGCTGGAATACACCGCGATCGTCGCCGTGGTCGCGATCGGCATCTCCGGCTACTTCAACGACCTGCTGGGGTTCCTGGACATCCACCTGCCGCTGTGGATGTCCGGCGCACCGGGGACCGAACCGGACGGTGTCGCGTCCGGTTCGTACAAGGTGAACCTGTTCGCGGTGCTGCTGTGCCTGCTGATCGCTTTCATCCTCAACCAGGGCATGCGCTCGGCCGCCCGGTTCGAAACGCTGCTGGTGTACCTCAAGGTCGCGCTCGTGCTGCTGGTGATCGTCGTCGGCGCGTTCCACGTCAAGACCGGGAACTGGTCGGACTTCTTCCCCTTCGGGCTGGGCGGCGCTTTCACGGGCGCGGCGACGGTGTTCTTCGCGGTCTTCGGTTACGACGCGATGTCGACCGCGGCCGAGGAATCCACCGACTCGCAGAAGCACATGCCCAAGGCGATCCTGTACTCGCTCGGGATCTCGATGGTGCTGTACGTGCTGGCGTGCCTGGTGCTGACCGGAATGGTGCCCTACACCGACATCGACCCGGAAGCCGCGTTCTCCAGCGCGTTCTCCTCGGTCGGGCTGTCCGCGCTCGGGGCGGTGATCGCCGTCGGCGCGATCCTGGGCATCCTCACGGTGCTGTTCACGTTCCTGCTGGGTGCGACGCGCGTCGGGTACTCGATGAGCCGGGACGGGCTGCTGCCGAAATGGTTCTCCGGCACGCACCCGGTGAAGAAGGTCCCGACGCGGATGACGTGGATCCTCGGCGCCGCGGCGGCGGTGATCGCCGGGCTGCTGCCGATCGGCGAGGCCGCGGAGCTGACGAACATCGGGATCCTGCTGGCGTTCGTCGTGGTGTGCGTGGCCGTGGTGGTGCTGCGGTACCGCCGTCCGGATCTGCCGCGCACGTTCCGCTGCCCCGGGGTGCCGGTGGTGCCCGCGATCGGGGTGGCGTTCTCGATCTGGCTGATCACGTTCCTCAAGCCGGAGACGTGGCTGCGGTTCGCGATCTGGTTCGCCATCGGGCTGGTCGTCTACTTCGCCTACAGCAGGCGGCATTCCGCGCTGGCGCGCAAGGAGTGA